From the Chloroflexus aurantiacus J-10-fl genome, one window contains:
- a CDS encoding aminotransferase class I/II-fold pyridoxal phosphate-dependent enzyme: MTSQRIARRIRAVPPSGIRRFFDIAATMPDVISLGVGEPDFITPDQIRAAGQASIDRTTAYTSNSGLLELRVALAEHLARRYGVQYDPETELLITVGVSEAMLGAALALLDPDDEVLVPEPCFVAYPACVTFADARVVYVPTNVADGFQVSGAALEAAVTPRTKAILIGYPNNPTGAVLSRERLLEVAAVAERHDLIVISDEIYDRLVYGVEHTCFAALPGMRERTVLLGGFSKAYAMTGWRLGWLAAPAEITAAVRKFHQYAIMSAPTMSQYAGLEALLHGEEAVQAMVREYDRRRKVIVSGLNSIGLPTFEPQGAFYAFPQVGHLGLTSEAFCEQLLHSEQVAVVPGDAFGPSGAGFVRACYATALNKIEEALERIERFVRRIA, from the coding sequence ATGACCAGCCAACGCATTGCTCGCCGCATTCGCGCCGTCCCACCATCAGGCATTCGCCGTTTCTTCGATATTGCCGCCACCATGCCCGATGTCATTTCGCTCGGCGTTGGCGAGCCTGATTTTATCACGCCTGACCAGATTCGTGCTGCCGGTCAGGCATCGATTGACCGTACCACGGCTTATACCTCAAATTCTGGTCTGCTGGAATTGCGGGTTGCCCTCGCCGAACATCTGGCCCGCCGCTATGGTGTGCAATACGATCCCGAAACCGAACTGCTGATTACCGTCGGTGTCAGCGAAGCGATGCTGGGGGCGGCTCTGGCGCTTCTCGATCCTGATGATGAAGTGTTGGTGCCTGAACCCTGCTTTGTGGCGTATCCGGCCTGTGTTACCTTTGCCGATGCGCGTGTCGTCTACGTACCGACGAACGTAGCTGATGGCTTTCAAGTCAGTGGCGCAGCCCTGGAAGCGGCAGTAACACCACGCACCAAAGCGATTCTGATCGGCTATCCCAACAATCCAACCGGTGCTGTGCTCAGTCGTGAACGGTTGCTGGAAGTCGCCGCGGTTGCCGAGCGGCACGATCTGATCGTCATCTCCGATGAAATCTACGACCGGTTAGTGTACGGCGTCGAACACACCTGCTTTGCCGCCTTGCCGGGTATGCGCGAGCGAACCGTCTTGCTGGGCGGCTTCTCGAAGGCATACGCCATGACCGGTTGGCGCCTGGGTTGGCTGGCGGCACCGGCTGAGATCACGGCTGCCGTGCGCAAATTCCATCAATATGCGATTATGTCGGCCCCGACGATGAGCCAATATGCCGGTCTGGAAGCATTACTGCACGGCGAAGAAGCGGTGCAGGCCATGGTACGCGAATATGATCGGCGGCGAAAAGTTATCGTCTCCGGCTTAAACAGCATCGGTCTGCCAACCTTTGAGCCACAGGGGGCATTCTACGCCTTTCCCCAGGTTGGGCATCTTGGGCTAACCAGTGAAGCCTTCTGTGAACAATTGCTACACAGTGAACAGGTTGCCGTGGTACCAGGTGACGCCTTTGGGCCGAGCGGTGCCGGCTTTGTCCGTGCCTGTTATGCTACTGCCCTCAACAAGATTGAAGAGGCCCTCGAACGGATCGAGCGCTTTGTGCGTCGTATTGCCTGA